In a single window of the Amycolatopsis sp. cg5 genome:
- the trpA gene encoding tryptophan synthase subunit alpha, which yields MSTLDDLFKQTRAEGRGALIGYLPAGFPTVDGSKDLLSAVIDGGADLVEVGVPYSDPVMDGPTIQRAAETALDNGFRLKQLFEVVEAVSSRGGKAVVMTYWNPVNRYGVDAFARDLASAGGLGLITPDLIPDMADDWMAASEDHGLDRIFLVAPSSSEQRLDLTAKASSGFVYATAVMGVTGARDSIGAGAEELVRRTRAHTELPIGVGLGVRSGAQAAEVAAFADAVIVGSALVTASDGGTDAVRALSAELAEGVRKVV from the coding sequence ATGAGCACGCTGGACGATCTGTTCAAGCAGACCCGCGCCGAGGGCCGTGGCGCGCTGATCGGGTACCTCCCGGCCGGTTTCCCGACCGTGGACGGCTCGAAGGACCTGCTGTCGGCGGTCATCGACGGCGGCGCCGACCTGGTCGAGGTCGGCGTCCCGTACTCCGACCCGGTGATGGACGGCCCGACCATCCAGCGCGCCGCCGAAACCGCGCTGGACAACGGCTTCCGGCTCAAGCAGCTGTTCGAGGTCGTCGAGGCGGTGTCGTCGCGCGGCGGCAAGGCCGTCGTCATGACGTACTGGAACCCTGTCAACCGTTACGGCGTCGACGCGTTCGCGCGCGACCTGGCGTCGGCAGGCGGGCTCGGCCTGATCACGCCGGACCTGATCCCCGACATGGCCGACGACTGGATGGCCGCTTCGGAAGACCATGGGCTGGACAGGATTTTCCTTGTCGCGCCGTCCTCTTCGGAGCAGCGCCTCGATCTGACCGCGAAGGCTTCTTCGGGCTTCGTATACGCGACAGCTGTCATGGGCGTGACAGGCGCGCGTGACAGTATCGGTGCGGGCGCTGAAGAACTGGTGCGCCGCACTCGCGCTCACACGGAATTGCCGATCGGCGTCGGGCTGGGTGTGCGCTCCGGCGCGCAGGCCGCCGAGGTCGCGGCGTTCGCGGACGCGGTGATCGTCGGCTCCGCGCTTGTTACGGCTTCTGACGGCGGAACGGACGCTGTGCGCGCGCTGTCCGCTGAACTCGCCGAAGGTGTGCGAAAGGTCGTTTAA
- a CDS encoding Trp biosynthesis-associated membrane protein, translated as MSKPQSRPLWIVTVLLLLGALALWGGSRFTWFAEFRDGGVRGTVLYTEKGDQRATVLVPLALLALAGVAGMVATGGWARRVLGVLLALAGVAAAWAAVNGVSFQFEAGLPSGAILTGRTLALLGGIFVLAGGLLGIKHASAMPRMGAKYSAPAKKRSAQDPDTELWDALSKGQDPTTDH; from the coding sequence TTGTCTAAACCACAGAGCCGTCCACTGTGGATCGTCACGGTGCTCCTGCTGCTCGGCGCGCTCGCGCTCTGGGGCGGTTCGCGCTTCACCTGGTTCGCGGAGTTCCGTGACGGCGGTGTGCGCGGGACGGTGCTCTACACCGAGAAGGGCGACCAGCGCGCGACCGTGCTCGTGCCGCTGGCGCTGCTCGCGCTCGCCGGTGTCGCGGGCATGGTCGCCACCGGCGGGTGGGCCAGGCGCGTGCTCGGCGTGCTGCTCGCGCTCGCCGGGGTAGCCGCAGCGTGGGCCGCGGTTAACGGTGTTTCCTTTCAGTTCGAGGCAGGTCTGCCGTCCGGCGCGATTCTCACCGGCCGGACTTTGGCTCTGCTCGGGGGAATTTTCGTGCTGGCCGGCGGGTTGCTGGGCATCAAGCACGCGAGTGCCATGCCGCGCATGGGTGCGAAGTACTCGGCGCCCGCCAAGAAACGTTCTGCTCAAGATCCGGACACGGAGCTGTGGGATGCGTTATCAAAGGGCCAGGACCCGACGACAGACCACTGA
- a CDS encoding anthranilate synthase component I: MVTAAHAGLGSVSPSRDEFRALAEGRRVIPVVRRLLADGETPVSLYRKLAGDRPGTFLFESAENGASWSRWSFIGVRSPAALTVRDGAPVWVGNPPVGLPTDGDPMSVLRETIETLHTEPLTGMPPLTGGMVGYIGYDAVRWLERLPELAAKDIEIPELTMLFATDLAAFDHHEGTVTLIANAVNWDDSAERVDAAYDDCVRRLDEMTRQLAVATHPTSNVFDRPVPEFKRARTKADFGAAVEKAVEAIHAGEAFQIVPSQRFEIETQADALDVYRVLRTSNPSPYMYLLRLEGFDIVGSSPESLVTVRDGRATTHPIAGTRWRGVDPEEDAQLAKDLLADEKERAEHLMLVDLGRNDLGKVCKPGTVRVVDFFEVERYSHVMHIVSTVTGELREDKTAYDAVAACFPAGTLSGAPKVRAMQLIEELEPTRRALYGGVVGYLDFAGDADTAIAIRTALMKDGTAYVQAGGGVVADSNAEYEDNESLNKARTVLSAVAAAQTLAAAAELDPAGDSSVV, encoded by the coding sequence ATGGTCACTGCCGCACACGCAGGTCTGGGGTCGGTCAGCCCGAGCCGTGATGAGTTCCGCGCGCTCGCCGAGGGCAGGCGCGTCATCCCGGTCGTGCGCCGTCTGCTCGCCGACGGGGAGACGCCCGTCAGCCTCTACCGCAAGCTCGCCGGGGACCGCCCCGGCACGTTCCTCTTCGAGTCCGCCGAGAACGGCGCCTCCTGGTCGCGCTGGTCGTTCATCGGCGTGCGGAGCCCGGCGGCGCTGACCGTGCGTGACGGCGCACCGGTGTGGGTGGGGAACCCGCCGGTCGGCCTGCCGACCGACGGTGACCCGATGAGCGTGCTGCGCGAGACCATCGAGACGCTGCACACCGAGCCGCTCACCGGCATGCCGCCGCTGACCGGCGGCATGGTCGGCTATATCGGCTACGACGCCGTGCGTTGGCTGGAGCGGCTGCCCGAGCTCGCGGCCAAGGACATCGAGATCCCCGAGCTCACCATGCTCTTCGCGACCGACCTGGCCGCCTTCGACCACCACGAGGGCACGGTCACGCTCATCGCGAACGCGGTCAACTGGGACGACTCGGCCGAGCGGGTGGACGCCGCCTACGACGACTGCGTCCGGCGGCTCGACGAGATGACGCGTCAGCTCGCCGTTGCGACGCACCCGACGTCCAATGTGTTCGATCGGCCGGTGCCGGAGTTCAAGCGGGCCCGCACCAAAGCCGACTTCGGGGCCGCGGTCGAGAAGGCCGTCGAGGCGATTCACGCCGGTGAAGCGTTTCAGATTGTCCCTTCGCAACGGTTCGAGATCGAGACGCAGGCCGACGCGCTCGACGTCTACCGCGTGCTGCGCACCTCCAACCCGAGCCCGTACATGTACCTGCTGCGGCTCGAAGGCTTCGACATCGTCGGGTCCAGCCCGGAATCGCTGGTGACCGTGCGGGACGGCCGCGCGACCACGCACCCGATCGCGGGCACGCGCTGGCGCGGCGTCGATCCCGAAGAGGACGCCCAGCTCGCCAAGGACCTGCTCGCCGACGAAAAAGAGCGTGCCGAGCACCTGATGCTGGTCGACCTCGGCCGCAACGACCTGGGCAAGGTCTGCAAGCCGGGCACCGTCCGCGTGGTCGACTTCTTCGAGGTCGAGCGCTACAGCCACGTCATGCACATCGTCTCGACGGTCACCGGCGAGCTGCGCGAGGACAAGACGGCCTACGACGCCGTCGCGGCGTGCTTCCCGGCCGGGACGCTCTCCGGCGCCCCGAAGGTGCGCGCCATGCAGCTGATCGAGGAGCTGGAGCCGACCAGGCGGGCGCTGTACGGCGGCGTGGTCGGGTACCTCGACTTCGCGGGCGACGCGGACACCGCGATCGCCATCCGCACCGCGCTGATGAAGGACGGCACCGCCTACGTGCAGGCAGGCGGTGGCGTCGTGGCCGACTCGAACGCCGAATACGAGGACAACGAGTCGCTCAACAAGGCCAGGACGGTGCTGTCCGCGGTCGCCGCCGCGCAAACGCTTGCCGCGGCCGCCGAACTCGACCCGGCGGGTGACTCCAGCGTTGTCTAA
- the trpB gene encoding tryptophan synthase subunit beta, whose amino-acid sequence MPEAVPVTEQKHSKHDPDEKGRFGPYGGRYLPEALIGAMDELSAEYDKARLDPEFTGEFARLLKDYAGRPSLLTEAPRFAEHAGGARVFLKREDLNHTGSHKINNVLGQALLTKRMGKKRVIAETGAGQHGVATATACALLDLDCVVYMGEVDTERQALNVARMKLLGAEVIPVKTGSRTLKDAINEALRDWVTNVDTTHYLLGTAAGGHPFPVMVRNFHKIIGEEARAQILEQTGRLPDAVAACVGGGSNAIGIFHGFIDDADVRLVGLEPGGHGIESGEHGATLTEGTPGMLHGARSYLLQDEDGQTIEAYSISAGLDYPGVGPEHSWLKDTGRAEYRSVTDDEAMQAMKLLSRTEGIIPAVESSHALAGALVLGRELGPDGLILVNLSGRGDKDMDTAAKYFGLV is encoded by the coding sequence CTGCCCGAGGCCGTCCCGGTGACGGAGCAGAAGCACAGCAAGCACGACCCGGACGAGAAGGGCCGCTTCGGCCCGTACGGCGGCCGGTACCTGCCCGAGGCCCTGATCGGCGCGATGGACGAGCTGTCCGCCGAGTACGACAAGGCCAGGCTGGACCCGGAGTTCACCGGCGAGTTCGCCCGGCTGCTCAAGGACTACGCGGGACGCCCCTCGCTGCTCACCGAAGCACCGCGCTTCGCCGAGCACGCGGGCGGCGCGCGGGTCTTCCTCAAGCGCGAGGACCTCAACCACACCGGGTCCCACAAGATCAACAACGTGCTGGGCCAGGCGTTGCTTACCAAGCGGATGGGCAAGAAGCGGGTCATCGCGGAGACCGGGGCCGGCCAGCACGGCGTCGCCACGGCGACCGCGTGCGCGCTGCTCGACCTGGACTGCGTCGTCTACATGGGCGAGGTCGACACCGAGCGCCAAGCGCTCAACGTCGCGCGCATGAAGCTGCTCGGCGCCGAGGTCATCCCGGTCAAGACCGGGTCACGCACGCTCAAGGACGCGATCAACGAGGCGCTGCGCGACTGGGTGACCAACGTGGACACCACGCACTACCTGCTCGGCACGGCGGCCGGTGGCCATCCGTTCCCGGTGATGGTGCGCAACTTCCACAAGATCATCGGCGAAGAGGCCCGCGCCCAGATCCTGGAGCAGACCGGCAGGCTGCCGGACGCCGTCGCGGCCTGCGTCGGCGGTGGCTCCAACGCGATCGGCATCTTCCACGGCTTCATCGACGACGCGGACGTCCGGCTCGTCGGGCTGGAGCCGGGCGGCCACGGCATCGAGTCCGGTGAGCACGGCGCGACGCTGACCGAGGGCACGCCGGGCATGCTGCACGGCGCGCGCTCGTACCTGCTGCAGGACGAGGACGGCCAGACCATCGAGGCCTACTCGATCTCGGCCGGTCTCGACTACCCGGGCGTCGGCCCGGAGCACTCGTGGCTCAAGGACACCGGCCGCGCCGAGTACCGCTCGGTCACCGACGACGAGGCCATGCAGGCGATGAAGCTGCTGTCGCGGACCGAGGGCATCATCCCGGCCGTCGAGTCGTCGCACGCGCTGGCCGGCGCGCTGGTGCTGGGCCGCGAGCTCGGCCCGGACGGCCTGATCCTGGTCAACCTGTCCGGTCGCGGCGACAAGGACATGGACACCGCCGCCAAGTACTTCGGGTTGGTCTGA
- the trpC gene encoding indole-3-glycerol phosphate synthase TrpC: protein MSVLEDIIDGVRADLAVREAALPFDELKRRTADAKPARDVMAALKESGIGVIAEVKRRSPSKGDLAEIADPAALARDYADGGARVISVLTEQRRFGGSLADLDAVRAAVDIPILRKDFIVSPYQVHEARLHGADMVLLIVAALEQNALVSLLDRVESLGMTALVEIHNAEEADRALEAGARVIGVNARNLHTLEVDRDVFARLAPGLPMDVFKIAESGVRGPGDLMSYAGHGADAVLVGEGLVASGDPKGALVKLVTAGSHPACPRPSR, encoded by the coding sequence GTGAGCGTGCTCGAAGACATCATCGACGGCGTGCGCGCCGACCTCGCCGTGCGCGAGGCCGCCCTGCCGTTCGACGAGCTGAAGCGGCGCACGGCGGACGCGAAGCCCGCTCGTGACGTCATGGCGGCGCTGAAGGAGTCGGGCATCGGCGTCATCGCCGAAGTCAAGCGGCGCAGCCCGTCGAAGGGCGATCTCGCGGAGATCGCCGACCCCGCCGCGCTCGCGCGTGACTACGCCGACGGCGGCGCCCGCGTGATCAGCGTGCTGACCGAACAGCGCCGCTTCGGCGGTTCGCTCGCGGACCTCGACGCCGTGCGCGCCGCGGTCGACATTCCCATCCTGCGCAAGGATTTCATCGTCAGCCCGTACCAGGTGCACGAGGCGCGCCTGCACGGCGCGGACATGGTGCTGCTGATCGTCGCCGCGCTGGAGCAGAACGCGCTCGTGTCCTTGCTGGACCGGGTCGAGTCGCTCGGCATGACCGCGCTGGTCGAGATCCACAACGCCGAAGAGGCCGACCGCGCGCTCGAAGCGGGCGCCAGGGTCATCGGCGTCAACGCGCGCAACCTGCACACCCTCGAGGTCGACCGCGACGTGTTCGCCCGGCTCGCGCCGGGCCTGCCGATGGACGTCTTCAAGATCGCCGAATCGGGTGTCCGCGGTCCGGGCGACCTGATGTCGTACGCCGGTCACGGCGCCGACGCGGTGCTGGTCGGCGAGGGGCTCGTCGCCTCCGGTGACCCGAAGGGCGCGCTCGTCAAGCTGGTCACGGCCGGCTCCCACCCGGCCTGCCCGAGGCCGTCCCGGTGA